The Fusarium keratoplasticum isolate Fu6.1 chromosome 8, whole genome shotgun sequence genome includes a region encoding these proteins:
- a CDS encoding 4-aminobutyrate aminotransferase, producing MSALRAGVAARPAALSASRVAARRSFATSRNMRMAAAASEKSLFPGEPEAPTVKTAIPGPKTKQHIEELTQVFDTRSMNMLADYTKSKGNYIADPDGNVLLDVFAQIASIAIGYNNPALIKAASSPEMVSAIVNRPALGAFPSHDWADLLKSSLLTVAPRGLDHVFTAMTGSDANETAYKAAFMYRRQQERGGPDVEFTEQELESAMLNQAPGAPELSILSFKTGFHGRLFGSLSTTRSKAVHKIDIPAFDWPQATFPKLQYPLEDNVEENRKIEQASLDEVEHLIKNYRLPPCAVVVEPVQSEGGDNHASPDFFRKLRALTKKHNVLLIVDEVQTGVGATGKFWAHEHWNLETPPDIVTFSKKAQAAGFYYGDAAIRPNKPYRQFNTWMGDPSRAILFKAIVDEINRLDLVNHTARVGDYLYGELEGLSRKYPGQFQNLRGKGQGTFIAFDNPKRDQFLAKSKALGVNIGGSGTDAIRLRPMLIFQQKHADILLDTVEKIAKE from the exons atgtcGGCCCTCCGCGCTGGCGTGGCCGCCCGGCCCGCTGCCCTCTCCGCCTCCCGCGTCGCTGCCCGCCGCTCTTTTGCTACCTCGCGAAACATGCGAAtggctgccgccgcctccgagAAGTCCCTGTTCCCTGGCGAGCCCGAGGCTCCCACCGTCAAGACTGCCATTCCCGgccccaagaccaagcagcACATCGAGGAGCTCACTCAGGTCTTTGATACCCGCAGCATGAACATGCTTGCCGACTACACCAAGAGCAAGGGCAACTACATTGCTGACCCTGACGGTAACGTACTTCTCGACGT CTTCGCTCAGAttgcctccatcgccatcggtTACAACAACCCCGCcctcatcaaggctgctTCCAGCCCCGAGATGGTCAGCGCCATTGTGAACCGTCCCGCCCTTGGTGCTTTCCCTTCGCATGACTGGGCCGATCTTCTCAAGTCCAGTCTCCTCACCGTTGCTCCTCGCGGCCTGGACCATGTATTCACAGCCATGACTGGTTCCGACGCCAACGAGACAGCTTACAAGGCCGCCTTCATGTACCGCCGACAGCAGGAGCGCGGTGGCCCCGATGTTGAGTTCACTGAGCAAGAGCTGGAGAGTGCCATGCTCAACCAGGCCCCTGGTGCCCCAGAGCTCTCTATTCTCTCTTTCAAGACTGGCTTCCACGGCCGCTTGTTCGGCTCGCTCTCCACTACCCGCTCCAAGGCCGTTCACAAGATCGACATTCCCGCCTTTGACTGGCCCCAGGCTACCTTCCCCAAGCTCCAGTATCCCCTGGAGGACAACGTCGAGGAGAACCGCAAGATTGAGCAGGCCAGCCTTGACGAGGTCGAGCACCTCATCAAGAACTACCGCCTGCCTCCTTGCGCCGTTGTTGTCGAGCCCGTTCAGAGTGAAGGTGGTGACAACCACGCCTCGCCCGACTTCTTCCGCAAGCTTCGCGCCCTGACCAAGAAGCACAACGTCCTCCTGATCGTGGACGAGGTTCAGACCGGTGTCGGTGCTACCGGCAAGTTCTGGGCTCATGAGCACTGGAACCTCGAGACCCCTCCCGATATCGTgaccttctccaagaaggcTCAGGCTGCCGGTTTCTACTATGGTGATGCCGCCATCCGTCCCAACAAGCCTTACCGTCAGTTCAACACCTGGATGGGTGATCCTTCGCGAGCCAtcctcttcaaggccatcgtcgaTGAGATCAACCGACTCGACCTTGTCAACCACACCGCTCGCGTTGGTGACTACCTCTacggcgagcttgagggtCTTTCCCGCAAGTATCCTGGCCAGTTCCAGAACCTCCGTGGCAAGGGCCAGGGCACATTTATCGCCTTTGACAACCCCAAGCGCGACCAGTTCCtcgccaagtccaaggcccTCGGTGTCAACATTGGTGGCAGCGGTACTGATGCTATCCGCCTGCGCCCCATGCTCATCTTCCAGCAGAAGCACGCCGATATTCTCCTCGACACTGTTGAGAAGATTGCCAAGGAGTAA
- a CDS encoding Sas10 domain-containing protein has protein sequence MAKKRKSRQSDAPSGPKELDAADARLGPITTFEDVADSEDEYFMNRDQILLEDGPNSKRRRKQDDDEDIELSDEEILGYEDSEDDDDERPRKTKGSASKGAASEEEEEGSQDGEEGDSGWWGSSKNEYYNADNIETEADALEEEVEAKRLQQKKLSKMAEEDFIFDGDEWLAEGAEADGGEETVTEVLKEVEVTDDMGPEERYTLLKNRYPEFEHLVKEFQTLQPALLELQKAAQGLSGQSLEAIKYWVLGCYVAALASYFAILTSPARDASKAQKTLDPAELRDHEVMETLISCREAWQKVKDMKSTKTIEDDVISEIAEEGFLQNINAEATKKPKKSKKTSKQEKAAAEKLAKKLEKAKAGEAAVADLYDLPLPGKKSKKQKKAEVEDKNDDNSDFGEEDALDERTAADKAARKKSLKFYTSQIVQKANKRAGAGRDAGGDMDIPHRERLRDRQARLNAEAEKRGQKNSKMGADLDDNSDDEDATTAKAVRDDEDEYYDMVAHKSKKNREEKAERYAAYAAASKADRVVETEEIGEDGKRKITYAIEKNKGLAPKRSKDVRNPRVKKRKQYEAKQKKLKSMKPIWQGGEPKGGYQGELSGINTAVIKSTRL, from the coding sequence atggccaagaagagaaagtcGAGACAAAGCGATGCGCCCTCTGGGCCCAAGGAGCTTGACGCTGCCGATGCGCGCCTTGgtcccatcaccaccttcgAAGATGTTGCCGACTCCGAGGACGAATACTTCATGAACCGAGATCAGATTCTGCTGGAGGATGGACCCAACTCGAAGCGCCGAAGAAAAcaagacgatgacgaagacatTGAGTTGTCCGACGAGGAGATCTTAGGTTATGAGGACTcggaagacgatgacgatgagcgACCACGCAAAACCAAGGGGTCTGCCTCCAAGGGCGCGGcctctgaagaagaggaagagggaagccaagatggagaagagggagattCTGGTTGGTGGGGTTCTTCGAAGAACGAATACTACAATGCCGACAACATCGAGACCGAGGCCGACGCcctcgaggaagaggtcgaggCTAAGCGACttcagcagaagaagctctccaagatggccgaggaggacttCATTTTTGATGGCGACGAATGGCTAGCTGAGGGCGCAGAAGCAGATGGCGGCGAAGAAACTGTCACTGAAGTCctcaaggaggtcgaggttaCGGATGACATGGGCCCCGAGGAGCGATATACCCTGCTCAAGAACCGCTACCCCGAGTTCGAACATCTCGTCAAGGAGTTCCAAACGCTTCAACCTGCGTTGCTGGAGCTTCAAAAGGCAGCTCAGGGTTTGTCAGGGCAATCGCTCGAGGCAATCAAATACTGGGTTCTCGGATGCTATGTCGCCGCTCTGGCCAGCTATTTTGCCATCCTGACATCCCCTGCGAGAGATGCCTCCAAGGCGCAGAAGACACTAGATCCCGCAGAACTACGGGACCACGAGGTCATGGAGACGCTGATCAGCTGCCGCGAGGCTTGGCAGAAAGTCAAGGACATGAAGTCCACCAAGACTATCGAGGACGACGTCATTTCAGAAATCGCTGAGGAAGGTTTCTTGCAGAACATCAATGCTGAGGCTaccaagaagccaaagaagagcaagaagacaTCGAAGCAAGAAAAGGCCGCTGCTGAAAAGTTGGcaaagaagctcgagaaggccaaggctggagaagctgcggTTGCTGATCTGTACGACCTGCCTCTTCCTGGcaagaagtccaagaaacagaagaaggccgaggtcgaggacaAGAATGATGACAACTCGGACtttggagaggaggacgCCCTCGACGAGCGGACAGCGGCCGACAAGGCGGCCCGCAAGAAGAGTCTCAAGTTCTACACCTCTCAGATTGTGCAGAAGGCGAACAAGCGTGCCGGCGCTGGCAGGGATGCTGGTGGTGATATGGATATTCCTCATCGCGAGCGTCTTCGAGATCGCCAGGCACGTCTCAACGCCGAGGCAGAGAAGCGTGGACAGAAGAACTCCAAGATGGGCGCAGACCTGGATGACAacagcgacgatgaggatgctaCCACTGCCAAGGCTGTTcgcgatgatgaggacgagtACTACGATATGGTAGCGcacaagtccaagaagaacagggaggagaaggccgagcGTTATGCCGCATATGCTGCTGCCAGCAAGGCGGACCGGGTGGTAGAGACCGAGGAGATTGGTGAGGACGGCAAGCGCAAGATCACGTATGCcatcgagaagaacaagggaCTGGCACCGAAGCGCAGCAAGGATGTCAGAAACCCCAGAgtcaagaagcgcaagcagtacgaggccaagcagaagaagctcaagagcaTGAAGCCCATCTGGCAAGGTGGCGAGCCCAAGGGAGGATACCAGGGAGAGCTGTCGGGTATCAACACGGCGGTTATCAAGAGCACAAGACTATAG
- a CDS encoding Conserved oligomeric Golgi complex subunit 1 — MADLDPSKLTSTSQIFSTNHTLPQIRAIHKNLHVAIEEKSTRLRTQVGSSYRDLLGTADTIVHMRDDNDVVQELLGKMGGRCGRAIIGAKATGLSKFVARENNSEASIAARLRLLDACVLVVGRILKGGGGFGDNVKKGDRLVLSTKVLVLSRLLIKNLSEDATDASSLRAIETAKASISKLRRRLLRNVEKVFERAGDETEREDVQKALCAYSLATSSGARDVLRHFLHVRGEAMALLFQVEESNRKRSADDVIQSLKLFSRTLLDVQALVPGRLSLALAGLKNNPLLADPSLKRLEGLRLDVYERWCGEEIQYFTPYIRHDDLDGSHARDMLSAWSEKGSEVLLDGLKKTLDTMSEFKMIMELRTNVLELWIRDGAKARGIDPSEMQDALRDAINARMLVVLDNKVSKLRLVGSEVSAALGRWKDGITDEHVSIWDEEGYDAALAGGAAPFVQEVVSRLYGRNDAVSKAAHCYKSWYHVIDDVKDVVEQLRRQRWDNDYDEIEDEETIESRQKLLSKDDPQMLQEKLDTTLDRSFKELEDQIQKLWDERAGSARNGKVAMYFLRVLRDIRHQLPQRPSIKTFGLAIVPSLHEKISVAVSLPALDEFSAHGVSQRIVVGRPLWEGEPALPNQPSPELFQFLRSLSLAMSEEGVDLWTKAATSVLKKHLSQRLCEMWDAALTEISSKDTPKEEPAKDNDDDDDDDDEEEKEEDATEKEEDTKDVGKDQASGLTPEQKADLFTQWLFDIALLKRCIGSIEETSSALQDLEDKMYEHSKLDDEAARQRLTKSANEFWQRTHLLFGLLA, encoded by the coding sequence ATGGCCGACCTCGACCCTTCCAAGCTCACCTCGACCTCCCAGATCTTCTCGACGAACCACACCCTCCCCCAGATCCGCGCTATTCACAAGAACCTCCATGTCGCCATCGAAGAGAAGTCTACCCGTCTGCGTACGCAGGTCGGAAGCTCGTACCGCGATCTCCTAGGCACGGCTGACACTATCGTCCACATGCGTGATGACAACGATGTCGTCCAGGAGCTACTAGGCAAGATGGGTGGTCGTTGCGGGAGAGCTATAATCGGTGCCAAAGCAACAGGGCTTTCCAAGTTTGTGGCTAGGGAGAACAATTCAGAAGCGTCCATTGCTGCGCGACTGCGTCTGCTTGACGCCTGCGTCCTGGTTGTTGGGCGAATACTGAAAGGTGGAGGCGGGTTTGGCGACAACGTCAAGAAGGGAGATAGACTGGTGCTATCAACCAAGGTTCTCGTCCTCAGTCGACTTTTGATCAAGAATCTTTCGGAAGATGCAACCGACGCGAGCAGTCTTCGTGCTATCGAGACGGCCAAGGCATCCATCAGCAAGCTACGACGAAGACTCTTGAGGAACGTTGAGAAGGTCTTTGAGAGGGCGGGTGATGAGACAGAGAGGGAGGATGTGCAGAAAGCGCTCTGCGCCTACAGCCTGGCAACCAGCTCTGGAGCAAGAGATGTGCTACGGCATTTCCTCCATGTGAGAGGCGAGGCAATGGCGCTTTTATTCCAAGTGGAGGAGAGTAACCGCAAGAGAAGCGCCGACGATGTCATTCAGAGTCTCAAGCTCTTCTCCAGAACACTATTGGATGTCCAGGCTCTGGTGCCAGGAAGGCtctcgttggccttggctgggcTCAAGAACAATCCTCTCTTGGCTGATCCCAGTCTGAAGCGACTTGAAGGTCTACGGTTGGACGTCTACGAGCGCTGGTGTGGCGAAGAAATCCAATACTTCACACCTTACATTCGACacgatgatcttgatggcAGCCATGCCCGAGATATGCTATCGGCCTGGTCCGAGAAGGGGTCCGAGGTGTTGCTTGATGGGCTCAAGAAGACCCTGGACACGATGTCGGAGTTCAAGATGATCATGGAACTGCGAACGAACGTTTTGGAACTCTGGATCCGAGATGGCGCAAAGGCACGAGGCATTGACCCGTCTGAGATGCAGGATGCCCTTCGTGACGCAATCAACGCACGCATGTTAGTTGTACTCGACAACAAGGTTAGCAAGCTCCGTCTAGTCGGGTCCGAGGTTTCTGCAGCTCTGGGACGATGGAAAGACGGCATCACAGATGAGCACGTCAGTATCTGGGACGAGGAAGGCTACGACGCAGCTCTCGCAGGCGGTGCCGCGCCTTTCGTCCAGGAGGTTGTGTCCCGACTCTATGGCCGAAACGACGCCGTATCCAAGGCGGCGCATTGCTACAAGTCATGGTACCATGTGATAGACGACGTCAAGGATGTCGTGGAGCAGCTCAGGAGGCAGCGCTGGGACAATGACTATGACGAGattgaggacgaggagacgaTCGAATCCAGGCAGAAGCTGCTAAGCAAAGATGACCCGCAGATGCtgcaggagaagctcgacacGACTCTCGACAGGTCattcaaggagctcgaggaccaGATCCAGAAGCTATGGGACGAACGGGCTGGGTCAGCGCGGAACGGCAAGGTGGCCATGTACTTCCTCCGTGTTCTCAGAGACATCCGTCATCAGCTGCCTCAACGCCCGTCGATCAAGACCTTTGGATTGGCCATTGTGCCTTCGCTCCACGAAAAGATCTCAGTAGCAGTGTCCTTGCCTGCACTAGATGAGTTCTCTGCCCATGGGGTCTCCCAACGGATTGTGGTAGGGCGTCCACTCTGGGAAGGGGAGCCGGCCTTGCCTAACCAGCCGTCGCCAGAACTCTTCCAGTTCCTTCGATCATTGTCGTTGGCCATGTCAGAGGAGGGTGTGGACCTGTGGACCAAGGCCGCTACGTCTGTTCTCAAGAAGCATTTGAGTCAGCGGCTCTGCGAGATGTGGGATGCTGCCTTGACAGAGATTTCATCTAAGGACACACCCAAGGAGGAGCCCGCCAaggacaatgatgatgatgacgatgacgacgacgaggaagaaaaggaggaagatgCAACggagaaagaggaggatacCAAGGATGTCGGCAAGGACCAGGCATCCGGCCTAACCCCCGAGCAAAAGGCAGACCTCTTTACCCAGTGGCTCTTTGACATTGCTCTCCTGAAGCGATGCATTGGCAGTATAGAGGAGACAAGCAGCGCTCTCCAAGATCTTGAGGACAAGATGTACGAACATTCCAAGCTGGACGATGAGGCAGCACGGCAGCGGCTCACCAAATCGGCCAACGAATTTTGGCAACGAACCCATTTGTTGTTTGGTCTGCTCGCATAG